The following are encoded in a window of Phragmites australis chromosome 22, lpPhrAust1.1, whole genome shotgun sequence genomic DNA:
- the LOC133904986 gene encoding eukaryotic translation initiation factor 2 subunit gamma-like, with amino-acid sequence MARRGLMEQDLSKLDVTKLHPLSPEVISRQATINIGTIGHVAHGKSTVVKAISGVQTVRFKNELERNITIKLGYANAKIYKCEDDRCPRPMCYKAYGSGKEDGPPCDVPGFENTRMKLLRHVSFVDCPGHDILMATMLNGAAIMDGALLLIAANESCPQPQTSEHLAAVEIMRLQHIIILQNKIDLIQESAAMNQHEAIQKFIQGTIAEGAPVVPISAQLKYNIDVICEYIVKKIPIPERNFTSPPNMIVIRSFDVNKPGSEVDEIRGGVAGGSILRGVLRVNQKIEVRPGIVMKDENGNIKCTPIYSRIVSLYAEQNELQFAVPGGLIGVGTTMDPTLTRADRLVGQVLGEVGSLPDVYVELEINFFLLRRLLGVRTKGTEKAGKVSKLTKGEILMLNIGSMSTGARVVAVKNDLAKLQLTAPVCTSKGEKVALSRRVEKHWRLIGWGQIQAGTTLEVPPCPL; translated from the exons ATGGCCCGCCGAGGATTGATGGAACAGGACTTAAGCAAGCTTGATGTGACAAAGCTCCACCCACTGTCACCTGAAGTTATCTCACGCCAAGCCACAATCAATATTG GTACCATTGGTCATGTGGCTCATGGAAAGTCTACTGTTGTGAAAGCTATATCTGGAGTTCAG ACTGTTCGGTTCAAGAATGAGCTGGAGCGTAACATCACTATAAAGCTGGGTTATGCTAACGCAAAAATCTATAAGTGTGAGGACGACAGATGTCCGCGACCAATGTGCTACAA GGCCTATGGAAGTGGAAAAGAAGATGGCCCTCCCTGTGACGTGCCTGGGTTTGAAAACACTAGAATGAAGCTCCTGAGACATGTTTCTTTTGTTGATTGCCCG GGTCACGACATTCTCATGGCCACAATGCTTAATGGAGCTGCTATCATGGATGGAGCATTGCTTTTGATAGCAGCGAATGAAAGTTGCCCACAGCCCCAGACATCTGAGCATCTTGCTGCTGTTGAAATCATGCGTCTCCAACATATCATCATTCTGCAGAACAAGATTGATCTTATCCAGGAAAGTGCCGCGATGAACCAGCACGAAGCAATCCAAAAATTCATCCAG GGCACAATAGCTGAAGGTGCTCCTGTGGTGCCTATATCTGCCCAGCTGAAGTATAACATTGATGTGATCTGTGAATACATTGTGAAGAAAATTCCCATCCCTGAAAGGAACTTCACCTCACCTCCCAATATGATTGTTATTCGCTCCTTTGATGTTAACAAGCCTGGTTCAGAGGTTGATGAAATTAGGGGTGGCGTCGCAGGTGGTAGCATCCTCAGA GGAGTTCTGAGGGTGAACCAGAAGATTGAAGTTCGCCCTGGCATTGTCATGAAGGATGAGAATGGGAACATCAAATGCACCCCAATCTACTCAAGGATTGTCTCGCTCTATGCTGAGCAGAATGAACTCCAATTTGCTGTGCCAGGAGGGCTTATTGGTGTTGGAACAACCATGGATCCAACTTTAACGCGTGCTGATAGGCTGGTTGGCCAGGTTCTTGGCGAAGTTGGCTCACTACCTGATGTATATGTGGAGCTTGAG ATcaatttcttcctcctccggaGGCTGTTGGGTGTGAGGACGAAAGGTACAGAGAAGGCAGGGAAGGTGTCCAAGCTCACGAAGGGTGAGATCCTGATGCTTAACATAGGATCTATGTCCACAGGCGCCCGCGTGGTCGCTGTTAAGAACGATCTTGCCAAGCTACAGCTTACTGCACCTGTCTGCAcaagcaaaggagagaaggttGCCCTGAGCCGTCGTGTTGAGAAGCATTGGCGCCTCATCGGATGGGGCCAGAT